ttcagtcacagactgattaaaaatgtatatatctgtgcaGTTTTGAGGTTTAGTGTCCATCTGCACATTCTACTTGGGTTCCTCAATTGTCCCCTTGCTGAGGTCTGTCATTTTGGgatattttactttcttctggTCCAGCTCATTCTGAGCCCACAGTAGTAATTTCAGTAACTTAGCCAGCTTCGGTGTTGATTCCCGATTTTCATAGTCCAGAACAGCTTGATTAACTTCACTCCACAcctagagagacagagaaacttGGTTAGCTTCAGAGAAGTCTATCTCCATAATGAGTCAGGATGTTCCAAAGATTTATCTCAGACAATGGCTCAAACTACCGAACCTTTCCTTGTCTATAAAACAGACTGCAGAGTACTGTTGCATGGCTTACAGAATTCATGAAGTAAATGAGAAGTAGTAGTCTTAACAGCAAGGTCCTACAGAGGTTGTAACAATGGCCACGGCCCTTTTAGTTACTTATGCTGGCATAAGAACTGTGACGTGAATCACAGTGGCAAACTGCTATTAGTTAACAAATCAACACTTGTACTCCTCATCATGCAGCAGTCTCCTGACTTGATGTACAATAAGGAATACAAACAGTGACGTGATAACTAGCAGAAATTCACTGCTGCAGTTTATGCCACTGCGCTTAAGTCAGCTTACACAACACGTATCATATAAATGCTAATTTCAGGAGGACATTTACCTGGACATTTGGAAGGCCTACATGGATTGATATGTGTAATGTGCAACGCATGTAGCAAGTCTGTATTGTAAATTAATAATGGTAATTTATAGTGAGTACTACCATTATTAGGGCCTGGCCgtctatggtccatggggtcacgaagagtcggacacaacaacaacaacaactattattatatttatcatttttgctctgtttttgcatacataaccaacaggattctagtgAGTTATTTCCAAGTTCTTAAACATTCCCTAAAGGCTTTAAAACCTAATCCACTAGGACCTTCCAAACACCATTCCAACAGGTGTTTTGTGACCGCAGACAAGCAAGCTGTTGGTTATTTTAAGTTGATATCTGACTGTTAAAAtaatactttgggcacatcattataagagaagactcattggaaaacaCAATAAAGTAAGATTCCTGTATCCACAGGATATCTGCAGTTTCAATTATCTGCAGATTGCTGCAGCCCTATCTACAACATAAAAGCGGGCCTCCTTGTGGCCACTGTCCAACTTCCACGGTAGATTGTGGAACTTAtttcctgcagatacagggggtcctactataaggaaaagaggaagagtgacCACCAGttggactgactcaataaaggaatgcATGGCCTACAATTTGTTATAAGTGCACAGAGCTCCTTCATGACAAGAACTTTaggaagtcactaattcatagagtACCATACGTCAAAAGTGATTTGATAGACTTCGAACAATAACATTTTGGCGTCCAGTTACATCCATTGGTCTGTGAACTATTTAAAGAGCAATATCCTAAAACATTAAATGACTGCATCAaaattaaattcaattaaaaaacaattacttCCTGAGCTGAAGAATATGAGAGTCAACTTTAAAATTGCACACAATAAGGACTAACAATCTTCTTATACACACTAAAAGgcaaatataaatatttagaaaGGAAGAAGACAATTCTTAGCCAATCCTAATATATTATGAAATATGATAAGAAGGcacagttttacatttttaaaacaactccTTTCTACACTTAATAAACTAAGTCAAATCTTGTGGCGCATTAAGAGACGAGTGAATATCAGCTTCTAtcgaaaagacaaaaataaaaacaaaaggacaATTACCTTCTGTCTTTGCATCATGTTGAGTAAGTCGCCAAAAGGTGATTCCTCTGGGTTATCAAAAGCAAGGAGTGCAAGAGTGCGCTCCATTTCTGTCAGGCATTCCCGACTCTCTTCTCCTTGTTCTGCTAGCTGCGTCTGGGCAAATTCCAGGGCAGCCTCTGTCTCACGCTGTCGAATCAACTCAATTAAATGTTGTTGCtacaaacacaaaaaacaaaacatgtaaaataaagaggcataaaacaaaatttaaaggagtacatttggtttctttcatacataggtaaaggttccccttgacatttagtccagtcgtgtccgactctagggcgtggtgctcatccccgtctccaagctgtagagccagcgtttgtctgcagaccgTTTTtgcggtcacgtggccagcacaactagacacggaatgccgtgaccttcccaccatggtggtacctatttatctactcacatctttacatgctttagaatggctaggttggcaggagctgggacgagcgacgggggctcactccattgcgtggattcgatcttacgactgcttggtcttctgaccatgcagcagaggcttctgcagtttaacctgcagcgccaccatgtcccttctttCATACATAACAGACAACTATTGTTTTAAAACTAATTTA
This sequence is a window from Pogona vitticeps strain Pit_001003342236 chromosome 4, PviZW2.1, whole genome shotgun sequence. Protein-coding genes within it:
- the GID8 gene encoding glucose-induced degradation protein 8 homolog gives rise to the protein MSYAEKPDEITKDEWMEKLNNLHIQRADMNRLIMNYLVTEGFKEAAEKFRMESGIEPSVDLETLDERIKIREMILKGQIQEAIALINSLHPELLDTNRYLYFHLQQQHLIELIRQRETEAALEFAQTQLAEQGEESRECLTEMERTLALLAFDNPEESPFGDLLNMMQRQKVWSEVNQAVLDYENRESTPKLAKLLKLLLWAQNELDQKKVKYPKMTDLSKGTIEEPK